AACCGATCAGCATCTTGCTTCCGATTGCTTTACACGCGGTGATCTCCGATTGTTGCCGCACGTCGCCATGCCTCCACAGCCGCGGGTCTTCATCGCTCTCCTCTAAATCAACTTCCACGGCCTCTTCGAACCTttctcatgataccacttgttagaataatccgaggcactccgtcgatctaccgaggaccaagcaatcgcaCAAGCACGACatcaagatttgttaacgaggttcaccatcatgaCTACATCCCcagggcatgactacgggcgctcctctccatgacaccgtcacaataccgcaccgtggccgcccgggcgccggcacacgccgccggctcccccgcgtgctcGTGCTATTATggtggcataggttacatcgtgtgtttacccccgctatatatgagaggcctaggatacaagtgtcctacttgaacacgactccatatcctgtccacacaccgtacgactccaagtccaactgtaacctaacttgtacaataatattcgacacaactcacACAAAATATACAACTTGACATTTCTCCCAAACATTTTAGTTCTGACTGTAGTACAACCAGTATATTTGATGCCTATAGGGCAGCTAGTATCTACaaagcacataatgcataagaaACAACAGAAGACCGTATATTGGCAAATGATTTTTACTGTTCTTTTGAGAGAAAATTAAAGGACTGGATTGACTTCTTGCTACActctatctttatctttacctatctCTACCTACTAATAAATCACCGATTGTTTCTGGTCGTACGTCGTGGCAGTCTCACAGAAAAGTCCCTGAGGTTTTtagtattcaacccgcagtcctttcTTAAGTGAGAAAACGTTTCGTTCAGCCATTTTGCAAATAAATCCCTACAGTTTATGGTATTCAACTCACGATCCTTTTAAgttaaaaaaaaatcagaaacccACGCGAGAACgggctctcctctctctccctcgcctcccgaTCCCAGCCGCCAGGAGCCCCACCCCACGCGGCGGTCGATCCGGTGCCGCGCCGGCGAACCGGCCGGCGATCCGGAGGAGCTCGCGGCCAGGTTGGTGGCCGGGGGCCCCGGCGGCGTCGGCGgaccaagaggaggaggaggagcgggcctGGGCGgaccgggaggaggaggaggacgcggggAGGGGCAaaccgggaggaggaggaggacgcggggAGGGGGAGGACGCGGGCCTGGGCGCCGTGCCGGTGGTCGTCGCGGTGCTAGCCGAGCCCGGCGCGTCACCGACCACGCTCGTCCATGCGGCGGCCGCGGCGGGGAGCTTTGCTTGCGGCATAGAGGATGGCGCGTGGGCCGTGCTTGCTGTTGGCGCCATGGGGCACCTTACGCGGCTCCCCGCCCACCCACACGACAAGGTCTTCTTCCTTCACTTGCTTGTTTCCTTCATTTCGTGTATGCCTGCTCGGTTTGGGGGCTCCAAAACTCTATCGGGTTGAAAATTGAACTATAGATGAAAAAGAGACAATGCTAACTTAATGAATGTTTTGTTTTGGGAATTAGTCTATACATTGGCCACAACCGGATCCACAGGAAAGAGGTGCTCGAGATGGAGGACATCCAGATTGAGGTGCGAGGTCGATACCAACGCGGTCCTGGGAGGCGTGCACGAGATCGAAGGCAGGGAGCTCCGGAAGGCAGATGGCGGCATCGCCTCACTCTCTAAATTTACACTTATCTAGAATCCAGTGCTTCATGACCATGGCAATATTGGCTTGACAAAAACGAtatataaagtactccctccgtcccaaaattcttgtcttagatttgtctagataccgATGTACCTAATATTAAAATGTGACTTGAtgcatccgtatttagacaaatctaagacaagaattttgggacggagggactaGTATCTATCTTCTTTTCAGTTGTATGAATTTGGAACTGAATTCTATGGCATACAGTTGTATGACGTGCTTTGATTATGCTCAAAATGTTCATTCCAATACTTGATCAGAGTGCAGATTATATAACAACAACCAGGAACTACCATACAATCTTCATATCACACATTTCACCTATGAGTATGAAGATCCGTGACAAGCTACATGCTCAACTGTtgctttctactccctccgttcctaaatatttgtttttct
Above is a window of Triticum aestivum cultivar Chinese Spring chromosome 6B, IWGSC CS RefSeq v2.1, whole genome shotgun sequence DNA encoding:
- the LOC123139045 gene encoding uncharacterized protein, whose amino-acid sequence is MHDPSARLFELCAYAALCIFVIAFDNDSLANSHVQSLSAISSKLDKRNNFHAKLTFLRTSPSQLVQLPLKTFRSGHKFLMDSVPVHRLLQKPTRERALLSLPRLPIPAARSPTPRGGRSGAAPANRPAIRRSSRPGWWPGAPAASADQEEEEERAWADREEEEDAGRGKPGGGGGRGEGEDAGLGAVPVVVAVLAEPGASPTTLVHAAAAAGSFACGIEDGAWAVLAVGAMGHLTRLPAHPHDKSIHWPQPDPQERGARDGGHPD